From the genome of Bacteroidota bacterium:
CGGGCCACAATCTCTCTTGCACTGGCATCGAAAGCGTATGCCTTCATTAAACGACGAGGATACGTTATTCCGGAAGATGTTCGTGCCGTTGCTATGGATGTGATGCGACATCGAATCGGTGTTTCGTACGAAGCCGAGGCAGAAGAAGTAACATCCGAAACGATTGTTCAGGAAATTTTGAACAAAGTAGAAGTACCGTAATCAGTTATCAATGAACAGTTGTCTGTGAACAGGTTCTTAAGATAATTGTTCATTGTTTATTGCTAATTGAACAATGACCACAGCAGAATTATTAAAAAAAGTACGTCAAGTTGAAATCAAAACCCGAGGAATGGTGAACCAGGTCTTCTCGGGAGAGTACCACTCTGTCTTTAAAGGACGAGGAATGGAATTCTCAGAAGTGCGTGAATATTCCTACGGTGATGATATCCGAAAGATTGATTGGAACGTTACTGCGCGAAACAATAAACCGTTCATCAAGATTTTTGAAGAAGAACGTGAATTGACGGTGATGCTCGTTGTTGATGTCAGTCGGTCGGGACAGTTCGGAACAGTCAGTGCAACAAAGAATGAAATTGCAACAGAGATCTGTGCCGTACTCGCATTTTCGGCAATCCGAAACAATGACAAGGTCGGATTGATTATGTTCTCGGATACCGTGGAAAAATTTATCGCGCCAAACAAAGGGAAGTCTCACATTCTCCGTATTGTTCGGGAACTTCTTTCGTTCCAACCCAAAGGGACAGGAACGAATGTCAGCGGTGCATTGCAATATTTGAATAGTGTCATCAAAAAACGTTCCATCAGTTTCGTCTTGTCTGATTTCATCGATAGCAATTATGATAATGCCCTTCGCATCGTCAGCAAACGCCATGATGTTATTGCGGTAACAATGAATGACCCTCGCGAGCGTGAACTTCCAAAAATCGGTCTGATTAAAATAAAAGATGCAGAATCTGGTCAGGAACGCTGGATCGATACGAATGACAATAATATCCGACAGTCATTCACTCAGTTTTGGAAGCAACATGATGAACGGATGAAGAAAGCATTTCTGTCTACAAAAGTTGACCGCATTACAATCGAAACACATAAGCCATACCTGCGCCCGCTGGTTGATTTCTTCAAAATGAGAGAAGCGCGAGTGTAACAATGAGGTTATTGCGAAGAGTTCCGATAATATCGAAACAACGGAGCAATTCCTTCAGTTTTTTTTGCTATAGTTTTTTATTTGAGTTTGTCCAAGGATTTAAAGTTGTAGTGTAATGAAAGTATTAACATTGAAAATATTTTTTATTCCTTTACTATTTGTCAGTCTGGTTTTCCCTCAGAATGTCACTGTCACGGCTACTGTTGATTCACAATCAGTCGTGATTGGTGATTGGATACGATATTCTGTGGAGGTGAAACACCCCTCTGCTGTGACCGTAAAATTTCCTTCATTGAAAGATTCCATTGGTTCATTCGATATTGTCCAACAAGATACAATTTCAAGGACTGAACAAAATGGCGAGATTGAACTAAAGAAAAATTTTGTTCTATCAAAATATGATGCCGGAAATTTTTATATACGGCCGTTTGTTGTTCAATTCAAAAAGGGAAATGGGAAACTCGATTCAGTTCAATCAAATCCTATCCCTGTGGAAATTCGAGGAGTCGAAGTTGATACATCCCAAACCATTAAGGATGTCAAACCGCAATTGACGGTCCCAATGTCTGTGGAAGAAATTGCTGTTTATATTGGTATTGTTCTTTCCCTTGCGGGACTTGGTTATGGTCTCTATTATTACATTCAAAAGAGGAAACGAACTGCCGGCGAGATCGAAGAAGAGAAAAAGCCAAATATCCCACCACATGTGCTGGCATTAATGCAGTTGGAGGAGTTGGAAGCAAAACGGTTGTGGCAAGCGGGTGAGATTAAAGCGTATTATAGTGAGGCAACCGAGATTGTGCGTCGCTATTTTGAACTGCGATACGGAATTATGGCGCTTGAAATGACGACAGGTGAAGTAATGATGCAGTTAGAAAAATTTGCACTAACGAAACAAACATTCGGATCTATTGAATCATTATTGTCTAGTGCTGATCTGGTAAAATTTGCAAAATATCAACCGGTCGCCGTGGAGAATGAACAGATCATAACTCGGTCCCGAATGATTGTGGAACAAACAAAACCGGTTATTGAATCGGTTGAAACAAATAGCAACCAGCAAAACACTAAAACGCAAAGTAATGTAATCGCAACTTCTTAGTGCTTTCGTGTTTTGTAGTTTATTTAATTAAATGACCGATATAACATTCGCAAATCCTGAAGTACTATTTTTACTGCTCCTCGTTCCCAGTCTTGTCGTCTGGTATTATTACCGTCTTCATGCAAAGGAGAGCGATGTGCGGTATTCAACATTGCAACCTTTTGCAATGGTTAAATACAGCGCAAAGGAACGACTCCGTCATTTGCCGTTCATCCTTCGAATGATTGCGCTTTCTCTTGTTATTTTTGCACTCGCGCGTCCGCAATCTTCTTCAAAAGGACAAAATGTCTATTCCGAAGGAATTGACATTGTTCTTGCTCTGGATATATCAGGAAGTATGCTTGCAGAAGATTTTCAACCGAATCGAATCGAAGCAGCAAAAAATGTCGCGCAGGATTTTATCGGAGGAAGAACAAATGATCGAATTGGGTTGGTAATATTCTCCGGCGAAAGTTTTACTCAATGTCCTTTGACGGTTGATTATGAAGTGTTGAAGACATTGATTAAACCGTTGAAAAGCGGAATGATCGAGGATGGAACGGCGATCGGTTTAGGGCTTGCCAATGCGGTAAATCGATTGCGCGAAAGCAAGGCAAAAAGTAAAGTCATTATCCTTTTAACTGATGGTGTAAATAATCGCGGCGAAATTGATCCGATCACCGCAGCACAAATTGCTCAATCATATGGTATTCGGGTTTACACCGTTGGTGTCGGAACAGTCGGCGAAGCGCCCTATCCGGTGCAGACGCCGTTCGGCATTCGTTATCAAATGGTCCCTGTTGAGATTGATGAAAAAGTCTTAAACCAAGTTGCCGAAATGACAGAAGGAAAATACTTCCGCGCCACGGATAATAAAAAACTGCGTTCCATCTATCAGGAAATCGATCAGTTGGAAAAAACCCGTGTGGAAGTCCGTTCATATCGCCGATACACGGAATTGTTCTACTCATTCATTTTCGTTACACTGTTTCTGTTGATTAGTGATGTTGGTCTCTCAAATACGTGGTTAAGAAAAATTCCATAATCTAAAAGTTCAGTATCAGAACCGCTTTTTAATTTTTTTTACTTTATGTTTAGATTTGCACATCCAGACTATTTATATTTTTTAGCAGCGGTTCCGTTATTTCTGCTGTTGTTTTTCTATGTACGGATGCAAAGCGGTAAGGCGCGAAAACAATTTTCCTCCTCGGAATTATTCGTTCGTCTTTCTGAGCAACATAGTACCCGCAAAGGAATAGTAAAAGCGACTCTTATTCTTTTAGCATATGTCATGCTGATCATTTCACTTTCGAATCCGCAAGTGGGTACGAGAATGGAAGAGGTGAAACAAGAAGGGGTCGATATGTTTATTGCATTGGACGTTTCCAAGTCCATGCTCGCAGAAGATATCAAACCGAACAGATTAGAAAAAGCAAAATACGAAATCAACAATCTCATCGATCGATTGGCAGGGGATAAGATCGGCGTGATCGTTTTTTCCGGCGAAGCGTATACTCAATTTCCTTTGACTGTCGATTATGCCGCCGCTGGTCTTTTGCTCGAAGTTGTCGATGTGGAATCCGTCCCCAATCCGGGAACAGCAATCGGTTCCGCCATCATTCAGGCAATGAAATCATTCAATTTTGAAGAACCTTCCACCAAAGTACTCGTTATTATGACCGATGGTGAGAATAATTCCGGCGATGCTATTGAACAGGCAAAAGCAGCGGCAGAAAAGGGAGTTCGTATCTATACTATAGGCCTTGGTTCTTCATCTGGTGCTCCTATTCCAATCTATAATGGATCAGGCCAACAGGTTGATTTCAAACGTGACCGATCCGGAAATATTGTTCTGACAAAGCTGGATGAAGTTTCGTTACAGGATATTGCATCTATTGGTAAAGGAAATTATTACCGCGCGACGAATTCACAGGATGAATTGGATGCTATTTACAAAGATATTAATACATTGGAAAAACGGGAATTCGGCGCTAAACAATTCACTGAATTCGATGACAAGTTTCAGTATTTTCTTTTTATGGCATTAATGCTGATGGTGGTTGAAGTGATTCTGTCAGATAAAAAGACCGAATGGCTTGCACAATACAATCCTTTCAGAGGACTGCTTCGCACGGAGAAGGTAAAATGAAGAAGATGCTTTTTGTGTGGATATTGCTGTGCGGCGTGTTGAATGCACAGTCGATTCGTTCCCTGGTGAACAATGGAAATGAACTGTACGAAAAGAAACAGTTTTCCGATGCTGAAGCGGAATACAAGAAATCTCTTGAAAAAGAAAAGGACCTTATGGAAGGCACTTTTAATCTTGGCAATGCCGTCCACAAACAACAACGGTACGACGAAGCAATCCAAAATTATCAACAAGCATTGTCCAAAGCCTCCGATAAATCGACGCAATCACAGA
Proteins encoded in this window:
- a CDS encoding DUF58 domain-containing protein, whose product is MTTAELLKKVRQVEIKTRGMVNQVFSGEYHSVFKGRGMEFSEVREYSYGDDIRKIDWNVTARNNKPFIKIFEEERELTVMLVVDVSRSGQFGTVSATKNEIATEICAVLAFSAIRNNDKVGLIMFSDTVEKFIAPNKGKSHILRIVRELLSFQPKGTGTNVSGALQYLNSVIKKRSISFVLSDFIDSNYDNALRIVSKRHDVIAVTMNDPRERELPKIGLIKIKDAESGQERWIDTNDNNIRQSFTQFWKQHDERMKKAFLSTKVDRITIETHKPYLRPLVDFFKMREARV
- a CDS encoding VWA domain-containing protein, which encodes MTFANPEVLFLLLLVPSLVVWYYYRLHAKESDVRYSTLQPFAMVKYSAKERLRHLPFILRMIALSLVIFALARPQSSSKGQNVYSEGIDIVLALDISGSMLAEDFQPNRIEAAKNVAQDFIGGRTNDRIGLVIFSGESFTQCPLTVDYEVLKTLIKPLKSGMIEDGTAIGLGLANAVNRLRESKAKSKVIILLTDGVNNRGEIDPITAAQIAQSYGIRVYTVGVGTVGEAPYPVQTPFGIRYQMVPVEIDEKVLNQVAEMTEGKYFRATDNKKLRSIYQEIDQLEKTRVEVRSYRRYTELFYSFIFVTLFLLISDVGLSNTWLRKIP
- a CDS encoding VWA domain-containing protein; this translates as MFRFAHPDYLYFLAAVPLFLLLFFYVRMQSGKARKQFSSSELFVRLSEQHSTRKGIVKATLILLAYVMLIISLSNPQVGTRMEEVKQEGVDMFIALDVSKSMLAEDIKPNRLEKAKYEINNLIDRLAGDKIGVIVFSGEAYTQFPLTVDYAAAGLLLEVVDVESVPNPGTAIGSAIIQAMKSFNFEEPSTKVLVIMTDGENNSGDAIEQAKAAAEKGVRIYTIGLGSSSGAPIPIYNGSGQQVDFKRDRSGNIVLTKLDEVSLQDIASIGKGNYYRATNSQDELDAIYKDINTLEKREFGAKQFTEFDDKFQYFLFMALMLMVVEVILSDKKTEWLAQYNPFRGLLRTEKVK